The Streptomyces sp. Je 1-332 genome has a window encoding:
- a CDS encoding molybdopterin-dependent oxidoreductase: protein MSRKRDRVPTTYTRLTHPLVRDSRDEPFRRATWDEALARTAAGLDAARGAFGMFSCARATNEMNYVAQKFARVVMGTNNVDSCNRTCHAPSVAGLSAAFGSGGGTSSYEEVEHTDLIVMWGSNARFAHPIFFQHVLKGIRNGARMYAVDPRRTKTAEWAESWLGLNVGTDIPMAHAIGREIIHAGLANRAFIERATSGFDEYAALVEPWTLSLAEKVTGVPAAAIRELAHAYARAERAQLCWTLGITEHHNGTDNVRALINLSLLTGHVGRYGSGLQPLRGQNNVQGGGDMGAIPNRLPGFQDILDPASRMKFETAWDTVIQPRYGLNLTEMFEAMEEGALKAVYCIGENPAQSEADSEQAMRRMRALDFFVVQDIFLTKTAELADVVLPATAAWAETDGTTTNSERRVQRVRKAVRPPGEAREDIDILCDLAERLGHDWKYADAQAVWDELRSVSPDHWGMTYDRLESLQGIQWPCPSQERVEPTYLHGRLWEADPERRGVLAPFGLVAHDPPVDLTDDSYPIRLTTGRRLDSYNTGVQSGSFASPLRRGEYVELCPEDAERYGVVVGEEVRVSSRRGTVTAPVWVDPGLRPGLAFMTMHFPDEVDTNQLTIEANCPIAGTAEFKASAIRIDKLAVPTT, encoded by the coding sequence ATGAGCAGGAAACGGGACCGGGTGCCCACGACGTACACCCGGCTCACCCACCCCCTCGTCCGCGACTCGCGCGACGAGCCGTTCCGCCGGGCCACCTGGGACGAGGCGCTGGCCCGTACGGCGGCGGGCCTTGATGCGGCACGTGGCGCGTTCGGGATGTTCTCCTGCGCTCGCGCGACCAACGAAATGAACTACGTGGCCCAGAAGTTCGCCCGTGTGGTGATGGGCACGAACAACGTCGACTCCTGCAACCGCACGTGTCACGCGCCGAGCGTCGCGGGCCTCTCCGCGGCCTTCGGCTCGGGCGGCGGCACGTCCTCGTACGAGGAGGTCGAACACACGGACCTGATCGTGATGTGGGGCTCCAACGCCCGCTTCGCGCACCCGATCTTCTTCCAGCACGTCCTGAAGGGGATCAGGAACGGCGCCCGCATGTACGCCGTCGACCCGCGCCGCACCAAGACCGCCGAGTGGGCGGAGAGCTGGCTCGGCCTGAACGTCGGCACGGACATCCCGATGGCGCACGCGATCGGCCGCGAGATCATCCACGCGGGCCTGGCCAACCGGGCGTTCATCGAGCGGGCGACGTCCGGCTTCGATGAGTACGCGGCCCTGGTCGAGCCATGGACCCTCTCGCTCGCCGAGAAGGTGACGGGCGTACCGGCCGCCGCGATCAGGGAGTTGGCGCACGCCTACGCCCGGGCCGAACGGGCGCAGCTGTGCTGGACACTCGGCATCACCGAGCACCACAACGGCACGGACAACGTCCGCGCCCTGATCAACCTCTCGCTCCTGACCGGCCACGTCGGGCGCTACGGCTCGGGCCTGCAGCCGCTGCGCGGGCAGAACAACGTGCAGGGCGGCGGCGACATGGGCGCGATCCCCAATCGCCTGCCCGGCTTCCAGGACATCCTCGACCCTGCCTCGCGGATGAAGTTCGAGACGGCCTGGGACACGGTCATCCAGCCGCGCTACGGGCTGAATCTGACGGAGATGTTCGAGGCGATGGAGGAGGGCGCGCTCAAGGCCGTCTACTGCATCGGCGAGAACCCCGCACAGTCGGAGGCGGACAGCGAGCAGGCGATGCGGCGGATGCGGGCCCTGGACTTCTTCGTGGTCCAGGACATCTTCCTCACGAAGACAGCCGAACTCGCCGATGTCGTGCTCCCCGCGACCGCCGCCTGGGCGGAGACCGACGGCACGACGACCAACAGCGAGCGGCGGGTCCAGCGGGTGCGCAAGGCCGTGCGGCCGCCCGGTGAGGCGCGCGAGGACATCGACATCCTCTGCGACCTCGCCGAACGGCTCGGCCACGACTGGAAGTACGCGGACGCGCAGGCGGTGTGGGACGAGCTGAGGTCGGTGTCGCCGGACCACTGGGGCATGACGTACGACCGCCTGGAGTCCTTGCAGGGCATCCAGTGGCCCTGCCCTTCTCAGGAGCGGGTCGAACCGACGTACCTGCACGGCCGGTTGTGGGAAGCGGACCCGGAACGGCGTGGCGTGCTCGCGCCCTTCGGGCTCGTCGCGCACGACCCGCCGGTCGACCTCACCGACGACTCCTACCCGATCCGCCTGACGACGGGGCGGCGGCTCGACTCCTACAACACCGGTGTGCAGAGCGGGAGTTTCGCCTCGCCGCTGCGGCGGGGCGAGTACGTCGAGCTGTGTCCGGAGGACGCGGAGCGTTACGGGGTCGTGGTCGGCGAGGAGGTCCGCGTGTCCTCCCGGCGCGGCACGGTGACGGCACCGGTGTGGGTGGACCCCGGGCTCCGCCCCGGTCTGGCCTTCATGACCATGCACTTTCCCGACGAGGTCGACACCAACCAGCTCACGATCGAGGCCAATTGCCCGATCGCGGGCACGGCGGAGTTCAAGGCGTCGGCGATACGTATCGACAAGCTGGCCGTGCCGACGACGTGA
- a CDS encoding 2-dehydropantoate 2-reductase: MKVAVLGAGAIGAYVGAALHRAGADVHLVARGPHLAAMRQHGVRVHSPRGDFTARAHATDDPADIGPVDYVFLGLKANSYAACGPLIEPLLHDRTAVIAAQNGIPWWYFHRHGGPHDGHRVSSVDPEGAVSAVIAPERAIGCVVYAATELEGPGVVRHLEGTRFSVGEPDRSRSERCLAFSEAMRAGGLKCPVEPDLRGDIWIKLLGNISFNPISALSRATMREMCLHGGTRRVIEIMMNETLAVAAALGCRPDISVERRLAGAERVGDHRTSTLQDLERGKPLELDVLLAAVVELAEITGVPVPTLHTVHAISDLLADRMRSAA; the protein is encoded by the coding sequence GTGAAAGTCGCAGTCCTCGGCGCCGGTGCGATCGGCGCCTACGTCGGAGCCGCGCTGCACCGCGCCGGTGCCGACGTCCATCTCGTCGCCCGTGGACCGCATTTGGCGGCCATGAGGCAGCACGGAGTACGTGTCCACAGCCCGCGCGGCGACTTCACCGCGCGCGCCCACGCCACCGACGACCCGGCCGACATCGGCCCCGTCGACTACGTCTTCCTGGGCCTGAAGGCCAACTCGTACGCGGCGTGCGGGCCGCTGATCGAGCCGCTCCTGCACGACAGGACGGCGGTGATAGCCGCCCAGAACGGCATCCCCTGGTGGTACTTCCACCGGCACGGCGGCCCGCACGACGGCCACCGCGTCAGCAGCGTGGACCCCGAGGGCGCGGTCAGTGCGGTGATCGCGCCCGAACGGGCCATCGGCTGTGTGGTGTACGCGGCGACCGAGCTCGAAGGGCCGGGCGTCGTACGGCACTTGGAGGGCACACGGTTCTCCGTCGGGGAGCCCGACCGCTCGCGTTCCGAGCGCTGTCTCGCCTTCAGCGAGGCCATGCGGGCGGGCGGCCTGAAGTGTCCCGTCGAGCCCGACCTGCGCGGCGACATCTGGATCAAGCTGCTCGGCAACATCTCCTTCAACCCGATCAGCGCGCTCTCCCGCGCCACGATGCGCGAGATGTGTCTGCACGGCGGCACGCGCCGCGTCATCGAGATCATGATGAACGAGACGCTCGCCGTCGCGGCGGCGCTCGGCTGCCGCCCCGACATCTCCGTCGAGCGGCGCCTCGCAGGCGCCGAGCGCGTCGGAGACCACCGCACCTCCACACTCCAGGACCTGGAGCGCGGCAAACCCCTTGAACTCGACGTGCTGCTCGCGGCCGTCGTCGAACTCGCGGAGATCACCGGGGTCCCGGTGCCGACGCTCCACACCGTCCACGCCATCTCGGACCTGCTGGCCGACCGCATGAGGAGCGCGGCATGA
- a CDS encoding beta-ketoacyl-ACP synthase III gives MHGSRIAAVGHYQPAKILTNEDLAGMVDTSDEWIRSRVGIRTRHIAGPDEPVDELAAQAGAKALAAAGLAPDAVDLVLVATSTAIDRSPNMAARVAARLGIPSPAAMDINVVCAGFTHALATADHAVRAGGATRALVIGADKMSEVADWTDRTTCVLVGDGAGAAVVEACGPGEEPGIGPVLWGSVPEMGNAVRIEGTPPRFAQEGQSVYRWATTQLPPLARKACERAGLTPEDLAGVVLHQANLRIIEPLAERIGAVNAVVARDVVNSGNTSAGSIPLALSKLVERGEINHGDPVLLFGFGGNLSYAGQVIRCP, from the coding sequence ATGCACGGCTCACGCATCGCCGCCGTCGGCCACTATCAGCCCGCCAAGATCCTCACCAACGAGGACCTGGCGGGCATGGTCGACACCAGCGACGAGTGGATCCGCTCCCGCGTGGGCATCCGCACCCGTCACATCGCCGGACCCGACGAGCCGGTCGACGAGCTCGCCGCGCAGGCCGGGGCCAAGGCCCTCGCAGCCGCGGGCCTCGCGCCCGACGCCGTCGACCTCGTCCTGGTCGCCACCTCCACCGCGATCGACCGCTCACCGAACATGGCGGCCCGGGTGGCGGCCCGCCTCGGCATCCCCTCGCCGGCCGCCATGGACATCAACGTGGTCTGCGCGGGCTTCACCCACGCGCTCGCCACGGCCGACCACGCCGTGCGGGCCGGGGGCGCCACCCGCGCCCTGGTGATCGGCGCGGACAAGATGTCCGAGGTGGCCGACTGGACGGACCGCACCACGTGCGTCCTGGTCGGCGACGGCGCCGGTGCGGCGGTCGTCGAGGCGTGCGGCCCGGGCGAGGAGCCCGGAATCGGACCCGTGCTCTGGGGCTCGGTGCCCGAGATGGGCAACGCCGTACGGATCGAGGGCACGCCCCCGCGGTTCGCGCAGGAGGGCCAGAGCGTCTACCGGTGGGCGACGACGCAGCTGCCGCCGCTCGCCCGCAAGGCCTGCGAGAGGGCCGGCCTCACGCCGGAGGACCTGGCCGGTGTCGTCCTGCACCAGGCCAACCTGCGCATCATCGAGCCGCTCGCCGAGCGGATCGGCGCGGTCAACGCGGTCGTCGCGCGCGACGTCGTGAACTCGGGCAACACCTCCGCGGGCAGCATCCCGCTCGCCCTGTCCAAGCTGGTGGAGCGCGGCGAGATCAACCACGGGGACCCGGTGCTGCTCTTCGGCTTCGGCGGGAACCTGTCGTACGCGGGCCAGGTCATCCGCTGCCCGTAG
- a CDS encoding OFA family MFS transporter, with protein MRPPVAPPGWSRWLVPPAALSVHLSIGQAYAWSVFKPPLESALDLSGTQSALPFQLGIVMLGLSAAFGGTLVERNGPRWAMTVALVCFSSGFLIAALGAAISQYWLIVFGYGFVGGIGLGIGYISPVSTLIKWFPDRPGMATGIAIMGFGGGALIASPWSAQMLDSFGTDSDGIALAFLVHGLTYAVFMALGVLLVRVPRTEGARKPGVPGALDGPQVSARAAVRTPQFWCLWIVLCMNVTAGIGILEKAAPMITDFFSDTSTPVSAAAAAGFVALLSAANMAGRIGWSSTSDLIGRKNVYRVYLGVGALMYLLIVQFGDTSKPLFIVCALVILSFYGGGFATIPAYLKDLFGTYQVGAIHGRLLTAWSTAGVLGPLIVNWVADHQEEAGKSGAGLYGLSLTIMIGLLVIGFVANEFVRPVHARHHIPAPREAAHDGTDQHAAK; from the coding sequence ATGAGGCCCCCCGTCGCACCCCCGGGCTGGAGCCGCTGGCTCGTACCGCCCGCCGCCCTGTCCGTCCACCTCTCCATCGGCCAGGCCTACGCCTGGAGCGTCTTCAAGCCCCCACTCGAATCAGCCCTCGACCTCAGCGGCACCCAGAGCGCGCTCCCCTTCCAGCTCGGCATCGTGATGCTCGGCCTCTCGGCGGCCTTCGGTGGCACGCTCGTCGAGCGCAACGGACCGCGCTGGGCGATGACGGTCGCCCTCGTCTGCTTCTCGTCCGGCTTCCTGATCGCGGCCCTCGGCGCGGCGATCAGCCAGTACTGGCTGATCGTCTTCGGTTACGGCTTCGTCGGCGGCATCGGCCTCGGCATCGGCTACATCTCGCCCGTCTCGACCCTGATCAAGTGGTTCCCGGACCGCCCCGGCATGGCGACCGGCATCGCGATCATGGGCTTCGGCGGCGGCGCGCTCATCGCCTCGCCGTGGTCCGCGCAGATGCTGGACTCGTTCGGCACGGACTCCGACGGCATCGCGCTCGCCTTCCTCGTGCACGGCCTCACCTACGCCGTCTTCATGGCGCTCGGCGTGCTCCTGGTGCGCGTGCCGCGTACGGAGGGGGCGCGCAAGCCCGGGGTTCCCGGCGCCCTGGACGGGCCGCAGGTCTCCGCGCGGGCGGCCGTTCGGACACCCCAGTTCTGGTGTCTGTGGATCGTGCTCTGCATGAACGTGACGGCGGGCATCGGCATCCTGGAGAAGGCGGCGCCGATGATCACCGACTTCTTCTCCGACACCTCGACGCCGGTCTCGGCCGCCGCCGCGGCGGGCTTCGTCGCCCTGCTCTCCGCGGCGAACATGGCCGGGCGCATCGGCTGGTCATCGACGTCCGACCTGATCGGGCGCAAGAACGTCTACCGCGTCTACCTGGGCGTCGGCGCGCTGATGTATCTGCTGATCGTCCAGTTCGGGGACACGTCGAAACCGCTCTTCATCGTCTGTGCGCTCGTGATCCTCTCCTTCTACGGAGGCGGCTTCGCGACGATCCCGGCGTATCTGAAGGACCTCTTCGGCACCTATCAGGTGGGCGCGATCCACGGCCGCCTGCTGACCGCCTGGTCGACGGCCGGTGTTCTCGGCCCGCTGATCGTCAACTGGGTCGCCGACCACCAGGAGGAGGCGGGCAAAAGCGGGGCGGGGCTCTACGGCCTCTCCCTCACGATCATGATCGGGCTCCTTGTCATCGGTTTCGTGGCGAACGAGTTCGTCCGCCCTGTCCACGCCCGCCACCACATCCCCGCCCCGAGGGAGGCAGCCCATGACGGCACCGACCAGCACGCCGCCAAGTGA
- a CDS encoding 2Fe-2S iron-sulfur cluster-binding protein, producing the protein MTAVPLGIPRRLVEFTLDGQATRVPEGSTILDACRAAGKDVPTLCEGDTLTPKNACRVCVVEVEGARTLAPACSRRADPGMTVLTDTERTRHSRKVVLELLASSVDMSTTPKVAGWLKEYEAKPDRFGPDAARLDEEPRVDNDLYVRDYDKCILCYKCVDACGDQWQNTFAISVVGRGFDARIAVEHDGPLTDSACVYCGNCIEVCPTGALSFKSEFDMRAAGTWDEERQTETTTVCAYCGVGCNLTLHVQDNDIVKVTSPHDNPVTHGNLCIKGRFGYQHVQNRD; encoded by the coding sequence GTGACAGCCGTACCGCTGGGAATCCCGCGCCGTCTCGTCGAGTTCACGCTGGACGGGCAGGCCACCCGGGTGCCCGAAGGGTCCACCATCCTGGACGCCTGCCGGGCCGCGGGCAAGGACGTCCCGACCCTCTGCGAGGGCGACACCCTGACCCCGAAGAACGCCTGCCGGGTCTGTGTCGTCGAGGTGGAGGGCGCCCGTACGCTCGCCCCGGCCTGCTCACGCCGGGCCGATCCGGGCATGACCGTCCTGACCGACACCGAGCGCACCCGCCACAGCCGCAAGGTGGTGCTCGAACTCCTCGCCTCATCCGTCGACATGTCGACGACGCCGAAGGTCGCGGGCTGGCTCAAGGAGTACGAGGCCAAGCCCGACCGTTTCGGTCCGGACGCCGCGCGGCTCGACGAAGAGCCCAGGGTCGACAACGACCTGTACGTCCGGGACTACGACAAGTGCATCCTCTGCTACAAGTGTGTCGACGCCTGTGGTGATCAGTGGCAGAACACCTTCGCCATCTCCGTGGTGGGCCGCGGCTTCGACGCCAGGATCGCCGTCGAGCACGACGGTCCGCTGACCGACTCCGCGTGCGTGTACTGCGGGAACTGCATCGAGGTCTGCCCGACCGGCGCCCTCAGTTTCAAGTCCGAGTTCGACATGCGGGCCGCCGGGACCTGGGACGAGGAGCGGCAGACCGAGACGACGACGGTGTGCGCGTACTGCGGAGTCGGCTGCAATCTGACCCTGCACGTGCAGGACAATGACATCGTGAAGGTCACCTCGCCGCACGACAATCCGGTGACCCACGGCAACCTCTGCATCAAGGGCCGCTTCGGCTACCAGCACGTACAGAACCGGGACTGA
- a CDS encoding NADH-ubiquinone oxidoreductase-F iron-sulfur binding region domain-containing protein produces the protein MDLHFGDSKPTDEERAAVDAVLGPPESAWEGADDRSDADLRWARGGRAARERRDELLPGLHALNDRVGWVSEGGLDYLCRRLTVPPAEAYGVATFYSMFSVRPRAATVVRVCTDLACGGGAELCGEVSSRLGPGSGVAVEASPCLGLCERAPAGLVVRAGVPAAPSSPTPPLPENSLARGPELTTDRLDGSSSNAGRAERPRPGEGVSARPVFEDELGGAGDLRPRVAAEPGDSGRGGSGEKTYVTATLAPATPDTLTKAALAPESAPPEPPAALAVPQAGREGLLLLSRIGTVDPTSLDDYRAHGGYTALRQAFAIGPAEVIREVTDSGLLGRGGAAFPTGKKWQATAAQPDHPHYLVCNADESEPGTFKDRVIMEGDPYSLIESMTIAGYATGAHLGYLYLRGEYPRALQRLQHAITQARARGFLGDDVLGQGYAFDIEIRRGAGAYICGEETALFNSIEGYRGEPRSKPPFPVEKGLFGKPTAENNVETLVNVLPILTMGAQAYAAIGTATSTGPKLFCVSGSVERPGIYELPFGATLAELLTLSGKPDNLRAVLLGGAAGGFVRPDELDIPLTFEGTREAGTTLGSGVVLALDDTVPLPRVLLRIAEFFRDESCGQCVPCRVGTVRQEEALHRIVERTGADAAGDIALLREVGRTMRDASICGLGQTAWNAVESAIDRLGAYK, from the coding sequence ATGGATCTGCACTTCGGTGACAGCAAGCCGACGGACGAGGAGCGGGCGGCGGTCGACGCGGTGCTCGGGCCGCCGGAGTCCGCCTGGGAGGGTGCCGATGACCGCAGCGACGCGGATCTGCGGTGGGCCCGGGGAGGGCGTGCGGCGCGGGAGCGGCGGGATGAGCTGTTGCCGGGGTTGCACGCGCTGAACGATCGCGTGGGGTGGGTGAGTGAGGGGGGCCTCGACTATCTCTGCCGTCGTCTGACGGTGCCGCCCGCCGAGGCGTACGGGGTGGCCACCTTCTACTCCATGTTCTCGGTGCGGCCGCGGGCCGCGACGGTGGTGCGGGTGTGTACGGACCTTGCTTGTGGGGGTGGGGCGGAGTTGTGCGGGGAGGTTTCGTCGCGGCTTGGCCCCGGGTCCGGGGTGGCGGTGGAGGCCTCGCCCTGCCTGGGGTTGTGCGAGAGGGCTCCCGCCGGGTTGGTGGTGCGGGCCGGTGTGCCTGCGGCGCCTTCTTCCCCAACCCCGCCCCTTCCCGAAAACTCGCTGGCGCGAGGGCCTGAGCTCACCACCGATCGCCTTGACGGCTCGTCCTCAAACGCCGGACGGGCTGAGAGACCACGGCCGGGCGAGGGGGTCTCAGCCCGTCCGGTGTTTGAGGACGAACTCGGCGGAGCCGGTGATCTACGGCCACGGGTGGCGGCGGAGCCGGGGGATTCGGGTAGGGGTGGGAGCGGGGAGAAAACCTACGTCACCGCAACCCTCGCCCCCGCCACCCCCGACACCCTCACCAAAGCCGCCCTCGCCCCCGAGTCCGCCCCGCCAGAGCCCCCCGCGGCCCTGGCCGTCCCCCAGGCAGGCCGAGAAGGACTCCTGCTGCTCAGCAGAATCGGCACCGTGGACCCCACATCCCTGGACGACTACCGCGCCCACGGCGGCTACACCGCCCTGCGGCAGGCCTTCGCCATCGGCCCCGCCGAAGTCATCCGCGAAGTCACGGACTCCGGCCTCCTCGGCCGAGGAGGCGCCGCCTTCCCCACGGGAAAGAAGTGGCAGGCCACCGCGGCCCAGCCGGACCATCCCCACTACCTCGTCTGCAACGCGGACGAGTCCGAGCCCGGCACTTTCAAGGACCGCGTGATCATGGAGGGCGACCCGTACTCCCTCATCGAGTCGATGACCATCGCGGGGTACGCGACGGGCGCCCACCTCGGCTACCTCTATCTCCGCGGCGAGTACCCCCGCGCCCTCCAAAGGCTCCAGCACGCCATTACACAGGCCCGCGCCCGCGGCTTCCTCGGGGACGACGTCCTCGGGCAGGGGTACGCCTTCGACATCGAGATCAGGCGCGGCGCCGGCGCCTACATCTGCGGTGAGGAGACCGCCCTCTTCAACTCCATCGAGGGGTACAGGGGAGAGCCGCGGTCCAAGCCGCCCTTCCCCGTGGAGAAGGGACTCTTCGGCAAGCCCACCGCCGAGAACAACGTCGAGACCCTCGTCAACGTCCTCCCCATCCTCACCATGGGAGCCCAGGCCTACGCCGCCATCGGCACCGCCACATCCACCGGACCCAAGCTCTTCTGCGTCTCCGGCAGCGTCGAACGCCCCGGCATCTACGAGCTCCCCTTCGGCGCCACCCTCGCCGAACTCCTCACCCTCTCCGGGAAGCCGGACAACCTCCGCGCGGTCCTCCTGGGCGGCGCGGCCGGCGGCTTCGTACGGCCCGACGAGCTCGACATCCCGCTCACCTTCGAAGGGACGAGGGAGGCGGGCACCACCCTCGGCTCCGGCGTCGTGCTCGCCCTGGACGACACCGTGCCGCTCCCCCGCGTCCTGCTGCGCATCGCCGAGTTCTTCCGCGACGAGTCCTGCGGTCAGTGCGTGCCCTGCCGGGTCGGCACCGTCCGCCAGGAGGAAGCCCTGCACCGCATCGTCGAGCGGACGGGGGCCGATGCCGCCGGTGACATCGCTCTCCTGCGCGAGGTGGGGAGAACCATGCGGGACGCCTCCATATGCGGGCTCGGCCAGACCGCGTGGAACGCCGTGGAATCCGCCATCGACCGTCTGGGGGCGTACAAGTGA
- the fdhD gene encoding formate dehydrogenase accessory sulfurtransferase FdhD, giving the protein MGRVTERRRVIRIRDGAVTERPDTLVAEEPLEIRLNGKPLAITMRTPGDDFALAAGFLVSEGVLGSADELQSIVYCAGATADGSNTYNVVDVKTAPGLLLPDINLERNVYTTSSCGLCGKASLDAVRTTARFPIADTPPVRLGSDLLACLPDRLRAAQRVFDRTGGLHAAALFSEDGALLDIREDVGRHNAVDKLVGRALQEGGLPLSRAVLLVSGRASFELAQKAVMAGIPVLAAVSAPSSLAVDLAAETGLTLVGFLRGSSMNVYAGEHRIAVRAAASQG; this is encoded by the coding sequence ATGGGACGAGTCACGGAGCGCCGCCGCGTCATCCGCATCAGGGACGGGGCCGTCACCGAGCGGCCGGACACCCTGGTCGCGGAGGAACCTCTGGAGATCAGACTCAACGGGAAGCCGCTTGCCATCACCATGCGCACGCCGGGTGACGACTTCGCGCTCGCGGCGGGCTTCCTGGTGAGCGAGGGGGTGCTCGGCTCGGCGGACGAACTCCAGTCCATCGTCTACTGCGCCGGGGCCACGGCGGACGGCTCGAACACGTACAACGTGGTCGACGTGAAGACCGCCCCGGGGCTCCTCCTGCCCGACATCAACCTCGAACGCAACGTCTACACCACCTCGTCCTGCGGCCTGTGCGGCAAGGCGAGCCTGGACGCGGTCCGGACGACGGCTCGGTTCCCGATCGCCGACACTCCCCCGGTCCGGCTGGGGTCCGACCTGCTCGCGTGCCTCCCCGACCGGCTGCGTGCGGCGCAGCGCGTCTTCGACCGGACCGGTGGCCTGCACGCGGCGGCGCTCTTCTCGGAGGACGGCGCGCTCCTCGACATACGTGAGGACGTGGGCCGCCACAACGCGGTCGACAAGCTCGTCGGGCGCGCCCTCCAGGAGGGCGGGCTGCCCCTGTCCCGGGCGGTGCTCCTCGTCTCGGGGCGCGCCTCGTTCGAACTGGCACAGAAGGCGGTGATGGCGGGCATTCCGGTGCTCGCCGCCGTCTCCGCGCCGTCGTCACTCGCCGTCGATCTGGCCGCCGAGACGGGCCTGACGCTGGTCGGCTTCCTGCGCGGCTCCTCCATGAACGTGTACGCGGGCGAGCACCGGATCGCCGTGCGGGCCGCGGCCTCCCAGGGCTGA